The genomic stretch TTGCTGGATATTCAGCCCGGTGACGAGATCATCATGCCGTCGTACACCTTTGTATCTACAGCCAATGCCTTTGTGCTTCGCGGTGGGATCCCGGTGTTTGTCGATATTAGAGAAGATACGCTGAATTTGGACGAACGGCTGATTGAGTCCGCCATTACGCCGCGTACCCGTGCTATTGCTCCCGTTCATTACGCGGGAGTGGCTTGCGAGATGGATACGATCATGACCATCGCTCGACAGCATGGATTGAAAGTCGTTGAGGATGCAGCTCAGGGGGTGATGTCAACCTACAAAGGGCGTGCACTGGGCAGTATTGGTGACTTGGGGGCGTACAGTTTCCACGAAACAAAGAACGTAATCTCGGGGGAAGGGGGCGCGTTGCTCGTCAATAGCCCGGACCTGAGCCTTCGTGCAGAGATCATTCGTGAGAAAGGGACCGACCGCAGCCGGTTTTTCAGGGGAGAAGTGGATAAGTACACTTGGCAAGAGGTGGGTTCGTCGTTCCTGCCAGGGGAGCTTATTGCTGCTTTTCTTTGGGCGCAACTTGAAGAAGCGGATCGAATAACTAGAGAAAGGCTGGCTTGTTGGCAGCGTTATCACGAGCTATTGGCACCTTTGGAAGCCACGGGGATACTGAGGCGCCCAATTGTTCCGGATGACTGTGAGCACAATGCTCACATGTACTATGTACTTTTGGCGCAGGATATCGACCGTCAGAAGGTCCTTGATTCCTTTAAGCGCAATGAAATCTGGTCAGTTTTCCACTACGTACCGCTTCACTCCTCTCCTGCATGTAAGCGTTATGGTCGGCTGCATGGCGATTTGGATGTCACGAATCAACAGTCTGAAAGGTTGGTTCGCTTACCGCTTTGGGTTGGCTTGTCAGATGAGCAGCAATGTCGGGTCGTTGATGTGTTGAGCGAAGCTGTTGCCTGAGCTTTATAGCTCGAAAAATTAAGGATTCTGTTGTGACTCAGCTAGAAACTAATTGCCAGCATTTCTTTGGTGAAGATCCACATTTACCAACAGCTGTCGTTGTTTTAATGGTAATTTTTGCAGCAGTGATACCGCGCTTGATGCTCGTTGGAGGTCTGCCGGCTACGGATGAAGGTGTGTTTGCATATTTTGCTCAGATTGTACACGCGAGTCTCTCTGCCGGCAAAGGCTTGCCCGACACGGGACCGCTCATGCTTTATCCTTTGTTACTTAACTGGGTTTTTGCCTTTGATACCAATCCTTTGATCGCACTGCGCCTGATCGATATGCTGGTTGCCGTGGCGGCAGGCTATGCGTTTTACCGGGTGATGGAGGTTGAAAGCGGCAGTCAGCTTGGGGCGATCCTCATAAGCTTGATATTCCTCTTTACAATGAATCAGGCGATTTTCATACAGTATGGATTTAAGAACAGTATATTTGCTGCATATGTGCCCCTGTTCTCCGCCCTGTGGCTAGGCCTTACTGCACCTGTTGGTATATGCGCCCGTCGCTGGATAACTATTGGTGCGTTGCTATCTGTCTCGGTACTGCTTCGGGAAACATTCTTACCACTGATTGTAGTGGGTGCTCTTGCCGTGCTACTACAACGCGGCTTTCGCTCCCTTTACCATTTGATAGTTGGTGGTATTGGTGCCGGTTTGCTTATTGCGGGCGTTATTATTACTGCTCGAGGTGGTATCGCGTCATTATTAGAAAGCTACCGTGATGCCGCAAAAATCTATGCAGCCATGGCAGATAAGCGTACTGAGTTGTTTTTTGGCTCTGGCGCACAGTTCGTGCAAGAAGCAAATATCGCGCTCGTCATTGCAGTCGTTGGATTTATCGTTGTGCTGGTTCGAAGCCTTGGCAAGAGTAGTGCCACAAGTTTGCCAAAGTTAGGT from Chitinivorax tropicus encodes the following:
- the rffA gene encoding dTDP-4-amino-4,6-dideoxygalactose transaminase, which codes for MNNRIPFNWPHMTGKELYYIAEAHFNGSLAGDGPFTKRCHAWLEERTGCNKGLLTHSCTAALEMAALLLDIQPGDEIIMPSYTFVSTANAFVLRGGIPVFVDIREDTLNLDERLIESAITPRTRAIAPVHYAGVACEMDTIMTIARQHGLKVVEDAAQGVMSTYKGRALGSIGDLGAYSFHETKNVISGEGGALLVNSPDLSLRAEIIREKGTDRSRFFRGEVDKYTWQEVGSSFLPGELIAAFLWAQLEEADRITRERLACWQRYHELLAPLEATGILRRPIVPDDCEHNAHMYYVLLAQDIDRQKVLDSFKRNEIWSVFHYVPLHSSPACKRYGRLHGDLDVTNQQSERLVRLPLWVGLSDEQQCRVVDVLSEAVA